From one Balaenoptera acutorostrata chromosome 6, mBalAcu1.1, whole genome shotgun sequence genomic stretch:
- the LOC130708496 gene encoding uncharacterized protein LOC130708496: MATSLQPAPSHFGFKLGTDFPAAPKAGREDSGRARREWPGGREEAGSAGPKSLSQSAYKPPDNRPISGRKARGPERIILGKGAKAGDCCEGRCVARYWVRPPAPGACYLNLVKAAQPSRPARDRESQKQPQRGEAPGAAEDRSELCRVRDVRGEVAEDLTHLLHAPSPPLLIHWAPGLQLSTPDFVTGCGNPDFCLQAQPAAQEQGPKAGYLLPRLLSRGLRVLVSAVM, from the coding sequence ATGGCGACTTCGCTCCAGCCGGCGCCGTCACACTTCGGTTTTAAACTCGGGACAGACTTCCCGGCTGCACCGAAGGCCGGGCGGGAGGATTCTGGCAGAGCGCGGCGGGAGTGGCCCGGCGGACGCGAGGAGGCGGGGAGCGCCGGGCCAAAGAGCCTCAGCCAATCAGCGTACAAACCGCCTGACAACCGGCCAATCAGCGGGCGCAAAGCTCGGGGGCCCGAGCGGATAATACTAGGAAAGGGAGCGAAGGCTGGCGACTGCTGTGAGGGGCGCTGCGTCGCACGCTACTGGGTACGCCCGCCCGCCCCGGGAGCTTGCTACCTGAACCTGGTCAAGGCGGCCCAACCTTCCCGCCCAGCTAGGGACAGAGAAAGCCAAAAGCAGCCTCAGCGAGGTGAAGCGCCCGGGGCTGCTGAGGACAGATCAGAACTTTGCAGAGTCCGGGATGTGCGGGGCGAAGTCGCTGAGGATTTGACTCACCTTCTCCATGCCCCTTCTCCTCCACTCCTCATCCACTGGGCTCCGGGCCTCCAGCTGTCAACCCCCGATTTCGTGACAGGGTGTGGCAACCCCGATTTCTGTTTGCAAGCACAGCCAGCAGCCCAAGAGCAAGGTCCCAAGGCTGGATATCTTTTGCCTCGGCTGCTTAGCCGGGGCCTCAGAGTCTTGGTGAGTGCTGTGATGTAG